One stretch of Oncorhynchus clarkii lewisi isolate Uvic-CL-2024 chromosome 3, UVic_Ocla_1.0, whole genome shotgun sequence DNA includes these proteins:
- the LOC139401148 gene encoding ras-related protein Ral-B — protein MAASKSKTQSSLALHKVIMVGSGGVGKSALTLQFMYDEFVEDYEPTKADSYRKKVVLDGEEVQIDILDTAGQEDYAAIRDNYFRSGEGFLLVFSITEHESFTATAEFREQILRVKAEEDKIPLLVVGNKSDLEDRRQVSVDEARAKAEEWGVQYVETSAKTRANVDKVFFDLMREVRGKKMSENKDKNGKGKNKNKNKKSFKERCCLL, from the exons ATGGCTGCCAGTAAGAGTAAGACCCAGAGTTCTCTGGCCTTGCACAAGGTCATTATGGTGGGGAGTGGTGGCGTGGGCAAGTCCGCCCTCACACTGCAGTTCATGTACGACGAG TTTGTGGAGGACTATGAGCCCACTAAGGCAGACAGCTACAGGAAGAAGGTGGTGCTAGATGGAGAGGAGGTCCAGATCGACATTCTGGACACGGCTGGACAGGAGGACTATGCTGCCATCAGAGACAACTACTTCAGGAGTGGAGAGGGCTTCCTGCTAGTCTTCTCCATCACAGAACACGAGTCCTTCACAGCTACTGCAGAGTTCAG ggagcAGATACTGCGGGTGAAGGCAGAGGAGGATAAGATTCCTCTGTTGGTTGTGGGGAACAAGTCTGACTTGGAGGACCGCAGACAGGTCTCTGTAGACGAGGCCCGAGCCAAGGCAGAGGAGTGGGGGGTGCAGTATGTAGAGACATCAGCTAAGACACGAGCCAACGTTGACAAG GTATTCTTTGACCTAATGCGAGAGGTGCGAGGCAAGAAGATGTCGGAAAACAAGGACAAAAACGGCAAGGGAAAGAACAAGAATAAGAACAAGAAGAGTTTCAAAGAGCGATGCTGTTTACTCTGA